TTGGACTGTTACTCTCTAGTTTGCCAGTCCCATCAACCCACCAATAGAGAGTAACAGTTCAGTAGAATCCATGGAGATGACCCCGGCCCCAACAGATCCTGTCACCATGACAGTGGAACTTTTTCCAGCATTTGTAAGTATTGACTTTATTTGTATTGGATTTACTGAATAAAATTTCAATTCAAAGGGACCTATAAAGGAATTGCTTTTCAAATTTGAAAGTACTACAAAACGCATTTACGCACTTtgattgttgttttgtttttataggCAGTTCGTCAGATTTTGGAAGGCACCACTGAGGGAAAATCCGTGTTAAGCAGTTTGGATTCAGTGCAAGCAATTACCACCAAGCAGAGGAGGCTACTTGTGAGACTCCTTGTATCCCATCTGCTGGAAACCAATGGTGAAACGTGAGTGAGCTACATTTAAATTAGCCTGCGAACATAAAGTAGCTATATATAAATGCTTAGAAGACATAATGTACCATTATCTTTTTTATAGCAAGTCTTATGGGGCGTACACATCAAACGcaaaagtcaatgcaaagacacaaacacagacgCAAAGTTAAATtccgcaagtaatctagagcgataAGCGCGATGCTTCGCGTTCGGTGTATATTAGAACTGGGCAAAAAAATTGACTGTCATTCTCTGATTCTCATGCGTGTCttatcagtaaagccggttcgtTGATTAGTAGTAattcgccatcacctgctttcagatggagcggcatttattacagAGAGACAAATTATACCGAAAGCTAGGCAAAATCTCATTCATAATAGCTGAAAATCGGCTCCCATAATGTATGCGCTTTTGCCTAGGTTCTCGGTGAAATACCGCTCTGGGTAGTAAATGCCCCTCTATCTAAAAGTAGGTGATGGCGCTTTACTACTGAACAccgcatgagaatcgcaggcaatatttttttttgtccaactctagtgtgtgctgtgtttgaacatgaaAATACCAACATTATTTATAAGTGACGTCTAATGCTGAGTTCGTCTACCGtgcgtggtttgccgcttgaacaatttggatgcatttgcgcatgtagagcggagtagacgcgcagaaaaagcaagcatttgacgcacgtcagaggcaaactccgcttcttgtgggaggggcaagtgctatgcggttgtctgtttgcaagatgactgatgttgattgtgcatttatcgagggagttaccagtttttatttggtaaccttactatagggggaaaataaacgacaTGGGTCGATAAACGttacgtgactcaaaagtgaaatgtgtattacaacttaccaggttgcccatgTCCTCACTTACACTCTTCCAAgtgaggtcctttttattcctgtctcctctttAGAAATacgaacttgtgtcgtatagctccgggtgactgcttacggacaatatcaagcgttggttgaatgagtgactccgggcggggctgccacaacagcagcaagcaggctcctgattggttaacgcggcgcgaaattcccccaaagttcaaattttttaacttgggcgtcagccgcaaattcgcgtgaaccgtGCACAACGTTCAATTTGCGCcaaacgcgtcttccgcgccgAACGTCTCTTCCGTGGCGAACGTCTCTTCCGCACCGCGGGACCTCCTGATGCGCGTCAACGCgccttcacattgacttaacattgaaatcactcgcgcttcacgcctctacagcggttggtgtaaacgcagcataagaaaGATCACACAGACCTCTGCAATAGCTTATAATTTTGCtgctttttttttacaaaagttcaTAATCAACTGCTGTTGTCTACATAACAGGCCATCATCAGAAACCAAGAAGACACTTGCCATGGCATTGGTATATGAATTTCCCTGTCTGAAAGATAATACAGGCAGTAGCTACGTAAGTAAAATCAGctttacataaaaaacaattaGTATTTAGAAAAAACATACAGATTAAAGGAAAATTTGAATTAATGTTACAAAAAATTTAAGTAATGCTAATCGTTGCCTATAAATGAAGAAAATTAACATATATGCCTCACATGTCTTGGTCACTTTGAGCTGAATTAATTCTATTGTTACAGGGAGCTTGGTACACACCTGGCCGAAAACACCGGCCTGCTACTGGATTTTTGGAAGAGCGTCTGAGAAACATCAGAAAAAGAATAAGAAAACTAAACCCATCAAGTCGCCTTGAACCACAGCAGGATCAAAGTGCCACTACAACAGGTAATTAatttaaagcatttttgtgctaaATGTAATTTCCAACAGATTTTCATTaacaagggaaataaatgacaacTAAATTACCTTTGTTCATATATCATATCTAATGTTTATCAACTATTACACTGTGCTAATGTAACTCTCTAAAATTAATGGCAAACCTCTCTGCACAGTTGTGATCCATGCTCATTGTCTCCCATTGTCTCTAgcaaaccaaaatattttattttcaacaaggtatttgtttcagaggtcAGTTTAAGCCACTAACCAGACCGATAAATAAATCAGAACGGAAGTTCACTTTGGTTCAGGCGCATAACTGCCACAACATGTGTGGGTCTACTGAAACTGTCTATAGTTATTCTGTTTCTGACAGTCCACACACAGTTCACAAATGCCAGATTTTTCCGCTCACACAGACAAACAGGCATGCACAAGGTTGACTGACATTGAGCATCCTTTAGTGATCAGGAAATTCTTGAttaaattctttattttttattacaaaaagtTTTTTACTGACCCATAATACCACAGTAgctttatactggcattttatcATCCTTATTAATCAGAAAATGCAGTGCCTCCAGAGAAGTTTCAGGAGATGGTGGACTGGTTGAAGATGCACAAATATCCTATCTCTGAAGTTGAAAGTTACATGAAGGAAACGGCTGTTTACAGAGGCAGGTGGATTCGCAACAATGGGTCGAAAACAATTTCAGAAATCGTGAAAGAGTTCCCCAGGCTCGTAGACAATCCTGGCATGGTAAGAATGTTTTCTATTATACCTTTGTTGAAGACATTTGAAATGGTTACGTTGCAAGTGGGAGAAAAAGTAAAGTGTGTATTTATGCAATGCTGTCCTTGTAattgtactttaaaaaaaattatttgattgCTGAATTTGTTGTCCTGGCATAAATAGCAAGACTATAAATGTGGCTTTTTGATTATAACCTGATGTATTGTAGATACTCATTTAACATTTGGCAATTCTTAATTTGGACTGCAAAAGGAGAAGAATGGTAAATTCATATCCTATGTATTGATAAAATACATTTCTCTTACTAATGGTTCTCTCTAACTCTGGACTGTCTAATTTACTTTCAACTAAGATAACTGACTTATTAATACCTAAGTAACAACCTTTATTAAAGGTAAAACCTGAAGCCATCACTCTAAAAGTGAGGAGATCTGGGGGCATGGTTTGGGTCCACTTGTTTTCTGAGGATCTCATTGGACAGGGTCTATGCAAATTAATAGAAAGTTGTTTTGATTAGGGCAGGGTATTGTTCAAAAAGTTTTTGATTCTGAGACCAATACATTGACTTCTATACCGGTTCCTGAACGATTCTTTATTCAATACCAATTTCATAAAATCAGATTTAACAAGATTACTTCACACAAAAGctcaaataaactttatttagtTTGATTAGTTTTTAACATATTCAAAGACTCTACTGAGCTACTGCAAGGAACAAAATAAATCAGTATCAATTGTTTTAAGTGCAAAAGGACCAGTTATAAGTCAGTATGTAAAGCTCCTTGCtgcatacttaaattagatcttTAAATCACTCaggtttactttaaaatattaaaatttctGCTCTTTCAGGAGACAGATCAAACCACTCCTGACTGATATCAAAGATAAAATTTTCCTTTTTATGCCAGTGTTGACACTTGATGGTCTCCTcactctggtttcttcaatgtgaaaccctccttcctctcactctctcctttccctccacaaaacgtcggcggtcaccaattgttggactttaaggcgtccattgcgtgtaatttagaggaaaggcacaagatacgaatatctaagttcaaatatttattgatcagattgaaaaagtttaacagcgctgggtcctctcaagtagcgaacaaccagctcaggaagtaacatgcttatttataaaatatgtgacgtcgatctttcttcagaaaatctccacccacaaaggccgttcccctcgtccatctgactccatcaccacacccaattttagcctgtaggcaaagatggacacacatagacaaagaaaaaacaatctgttctcctctcatccctgggagccctgcagttcttctccagtactcctccactttgaatagcatgttataatgctttcttagaaacaa
This window of the Paramisgurnus dabryanus chromosome 10, PD_genome_1.1, whole genome shotgun sequence genome carries:
- the LOC135718209 gene encoding uncharacterized protein codes for the protein MDSYVRGKLSEWQLDNLIDNFKEQEVDEESFLLLDDNAVASLIPKIGQRVKFQKHHKELFASPINPPIESNSSVESMEMTPAPTDPVTMTVELFPAFAVRQILEGTTEGKSVLSSLDSVQAITTKQRRLLVRLLVSHLLETNGETPSSETKKTLAMALVYEFPCLKDNTGSSYGAWYTPGRKHRPATGFLEERLRNIRKRIRKLNPSSRLEPQQDQSATTTENAVPPEKFQEMVDWLKMHKYPISEVESYMKETAVYRGRWIRNNGSKTISEIVKEFPRLVDNPGMVRMFSIIPLLKTFEMVTLQVGEKVKCVFMQCCPCNCTLKKII